In Cydia pomonella isolate Wapato2018A chromosome 1, ilCydPomo1, whole genome shotgun sequence, one genomic interval encodes:
- the LOC133529464 gene encoding dnaJ homolog subfamily C member 11: MDEEGDSILMEENYYQLLNVSKTASPDEINSAYRRFSRMFHPDKHSTDPNKQKWAEQIFNKVKEAYEVLSDNHKRAIYDTLGKRGLEVDGWEVIFRTRTPREIREEYERLKREREERRLQQSANPRGTITLSVNATDMFMKYYDEYEIIEESNILPNIEVSGMTIQQSIDSPITLRDTMTLSGNISTQNGIGTGSVNLCNRHLSSEKGWTEFEFGIGNGPLLGFKMFRTLSRLMFLNCGTVMQFTPRGIVPSLVSTMALQLDAHSVGYLTYRAGGQGGSSMTSIYVRDSEKYHTNTAIQLGNPHSFISFNIMRKMPQHDMKLRLALKLGTFGAIAEYGAEKKVSKNSSVSAAVMLGVPSGVILKLKWTCSTQTIVVPIHLCEEVMPSPVFYATVVPIVSWLILKKLVLDPIARERSERERQRSMEANFERLQEMQRQARATVELMRETYSRIRSDEEKKKGLVILRALYGKLPAGATSHEVEAEPTGDAASPESPSAYSEVIDVTIPVQCLVKDSRLELLEASKADLAGFFDPCVGEEKHLTIQYNFHKNLHCCTVADNQAVVLPRNNHRIKNRS; the protein is encoded by the exons atggaTGAAGAAGGCGATAGTATTTTGATGGAAGAAAATTATTACCAGTTGCTGAATGTCTCCAAGACg GCATCACCAGATGAGATCAACAGCGCATATCGGCGGTTCAGCCGCATGTTCCACCCTGACAAGCACAGCACAGACCCTAACAAACAGAAATGGGCAGAGCAGATCTTCAACAAGGTGAAGGAGGCATATGAAGTGCTATCCGATAACCACAAGAGAGCTATTTATGATACACTAG GTAAAAGAGGTTTGGAAGTAGATGGCTGGGAAGTTATATTTCGTACGCGAACACCTAGAGAAATTAGAGAAGAATATGAAAG GTTAAAGCGCGAGCGAGAGGAGCGAAGGTTGCAACAGAGCGCGAATCCTCGCGGCACCATAACACTCTCCGTCAACGCTACAGATATGTTTATGAAGTATTACGATGAATATGAAATCAT AGAAGAATCAAATATCCTACCGAATATAGAGGTATCAGGCATGACCATTCAGCAATCTATAGACTCGCCCATAACGTTGAGGGACACCATGACGCTCTCAGGGAATATATCAACACAAAACGGAATCG GTACGGGTTCCGTGAACCTATGCAACCGCCATCTTAGTTCCGAGAAGGGCTGGACGGAGTTCGAGTTCGGGATAGGCAATGGACCGCTCCTGGGCTTCAAGATGTTCCGTACCCTTTCCCGACTGATGTTCCTCAACTGCGGCACGGTCATGCAGTTCACGCCGAGGGGGATAGTTCCTAGTCTTGTTTCAA CAATGGCGCTGCAACTGGACGCTCACTCCGTCGGTTACCTGACGTACCGCGCCGGCGGGCAGGGCGGGTCTTCCATGACGTCCATATACGTCCGCGACTCCGAGAAGTACCACACCAACACGGCCATCCAGCTCGGCAACCCGCACTCGTTCATCTCCTTCaatatcatgaggaagatgccGCAGCACGATATGAAACTACGCTTGGCGTTGAA GCTCGGTACCTTCGGCGCCATAGCAGAGTACGGGGCCGAGAAGAAGGTGTCTAAAAACAGCAGCGTGTCGGCCGCGGTCATGCTCGGCGTTCCCAGCGGCGTCATCCTCAAACTCAA GTGGACGTGTTCAACACAAACGATAGTGGTCCCCATACACCTGTGCGAAGAAGTGATGCCGTCACCAGTCTTCTACGCCACAGTCGTGCCGATAGTCTCATGGCTTATTCTCAAGAAATTAGTATTGGACCCCATAGCGAGGGAGCGGTCAGAGAGGGAGCGGCAAAGATCTATGGAGGCTAACTTTGAAAG GTTACAAGAAATGCAGCGGCAAGCGCGAGCGACGGTAGAGCTGATGCGGGAGACCTACTCCAGGATACGGAGCGACGAGGAGAAGAAAAAGGGCCTCGTCATCCTCAGGGCGTTGTACGGGAAGCTACCTGCGG GAGCTACAAGTCACGAGGTTGAGGCCGAGCCGACGGGCGACGCGGCCTCGCCCGAGTCACCGAGTGCTTACAGCGAAGTCATCGACGTGACGATACCAGTGCAGTGCCTTGTCAAGGACTCGCGGCTCGAGCTGTTGGAGGCGAGCAAG GCGGACCTGGCTGGTTTCTTCGACCCGTGCGTGGGCGAGGAGAAGCACCTCACCATACAATACAACTTCCACAAGAACCTACACTGCTGCACCGTCGCGGACAACCAGGCCGTAGTTTTGCCTCGCAACA ATCATCGGATAAAGAACAGATCCTGA